Genomic DNA from Setaria italica strain Yugu1 chromosome V, Setaria_italica_v2.0, whole genome shotgun sequence:
aaaaataaattcaATTACTACGGTGATTAGAGACTGTCGGACTGATCtggttttttttgttaaaatttttagaatttatatttttcctagtgTTCTTGTAATGATTAATGTGGAGCCTCCCATTAGTGCTATTAAGATAAAATAGCAcaccaacaaaaaaaacatataaCACCAAAAGAATGTGAGGGATGAGTTTAAAATTTCACTTGAAAGATGCCAGTAGTACCTTAACAGGTTTGTTTTGCAATTGCTAAGTCAATCTAATTATCTGATTCCTCCAAGCTCCAATAATAAAAGTAGGCTTTGAATGATCCAAATGACACAACTAAACATATTTATATCTACCATATAGTACTGTGTTAGTTGTTAGGTATTTTAATGTGCCAATCACCAATCAGTGAGCGAGATTGGAGGGAGAAGTGCATGATAGAAGAAACTAAAAGAGATGGAGCAAAGAGTGCAGGAGAACAATTCGACTTTGGAGAGAGATCAGATTGTCAAACAGAAGGGATCAGACATGAAGATGGACAGATGTCTGAATATTAGACCAGTCCGTTTCTTTGATTTGACTTTTCTACGGATGCATTGTCAATTTGTGACAGGATTTTCGTActaaaggaaaatgaaaatccatcccaaattaatGCATTTCTATTTTCTTCCCCTTGGAAATGACTAACGATTTGATAAATGGCTACTGGGTAAATATTTCGAGAGTTGAAATGTATCTTTCTTGCATCAGCACTGGCGCGCTGACATTGCTGGTCAAAATGGTGCAACACGGCACAGTATGTTATTCCGGTTCCAGCATTTCTCAGACTAATTTCTATCGGCTGCTTCCAGCTATCGTTCGCTCAATTCTTCGGCATCAGTCTTCAATCATCTAGTCATCTTCTAAAGTTTATTTGTCCCATCAATGGCGGCTAACACTATCCCCTTCAATGCAATTCTAGTTATAGTGTTTATACGCATGATAAAATTAAAAGAATATAGGGTTCGTACGGAATCGTGGGATCAGTAACTCACCGCGCGCGCACGTCGCCGGCCGTCTGCTGCCGTCGGGGCAGAGGCACCTGAACGCATTCTTGTCGGCGTCGAACCGGCACTCCCCTCCGCTCGCGTCGCACGCCGCACAATCCCCGGGCACCTTCCACTCCAGGAGGAACCCGCGCCTGACGAGCCCCGCGTAGTCTCCCGGCGCCCTCAGCTCCGACCCCGGCATCACCGGCATCGCCGTGCAGTGGCACCCCGCCGACGAAATCTCCTGATCAGCCTCCCCGGGCTCGTGGCTCATGTACACGAACCACGGGGCGCCGGCGGAGCCCGCGCAGTTCATCGGAAGCCACTCCGCGGGAGGCCGCCGCGAGCAGTTGCCGCAGAGGAAGAGCTCCCGGTTGGCGCGGCTGATGGTGAGCAGCGACAGCGCGAGGATGGCGGACACGTTGAACTTGGTGGCGCCCCGGCAGCCGGTGGGGTCGCCGGCGAGGTTCGTGTGGAAGGTCACGACGTTGCTGTTGCTGTAGTTGATGTCGAGCACGCGGAGGTAGGACTCGTtcaggagcggcggcgcgccggtccGGTCGCACGCGACGCCGAAGGACGGGTAGCCGCAGTAGGATGGCTGCCGGCCGCTCAGCCAGAACGGGTACCTGATGGACAGGTTCCCGCACGACGCCGGCGCGCAGTCAGCgtccagcgcggcggcgagcagaggcaggaggACAAGCAGTGctagcacggcggcggcgtgcattATGATATCGGAGCAAATTAAATGCCGAAAGGATTATGGACGCTTGCGGGTTCTTATCGCATTCTGTGTAGCTTGTGAGAATGGATGATCGTTGAGGTAGATAGCGGATGGAGCGAGGGGCCGATTTGTCTGACATTGGGCAGTTGATTACGAGGGATTCACATGATACGGTGCAGTCAACAAGAAGATGTCTTACGGTGCCGTTTAGTAGGAGTAGAATTTTCTTAGCTTGACTTTAGTGCGGTATAATCCGCGAGGAATGTGTTTTAAAGTACTATCTTCAATTAAAAAATAGTAGCACCATAGAACATGTGCCATTGAAATGTGTTAACTAAAACTCTCAAATGCGTACGTGTTGTCGATGTCAAGATCTTACAGTTTGGGTATGTAAAGGTTCCTAGTTTCCtatcaaaaatatttttttattaacttTTTTAATATGTGAAGATAATAGTTACTGATTGAGTATGGTCCAATAGTACTTCAGAAGTAAAAAAGAAGTCAGGTAGTACGCAACAGACAGAAAACAAAGGAGAAGTCCTAAACTGTGGTAAAAATGCCAAGATACTGAAACGGCCGTGGAGGAATGCTAAGTTCAAAATAATGAACATTTAAGCTACTCGGTCAAAAATGTCTTTGTTTCTATGTTGTTGAATATATGATCAATGGTATCTTTGAGAGTTATTTTTGAAACGATTTTTGAAACGAACCTTTGAGAGTTATTAGTTACACAGCAATCAGCATGATCTCTGTAGAAGTAGACAGCTGGTGAGAATGTGAGATTAAGCATTCTGTGGCTTAGAGTACCAGCAATAATTCGTTAATAAGAAATATGTCCCAAAAATGTTTTACATTAATTAATCATATGAAGGAATGGATGACCGGAGTGGGATATCATAATTCATATGAGAAGTGGGATATCATAATGCATTCAGGCCATGCCGGGCGAGGATGGGCCAGCACCAAGGCTGGGCCGGCAGCAGAGGCCCAGCTCGGCctagattttaggattacatctGACTATACCCATTACAAGATTACAATGacttcctcaaaaaaaaaaagattactaTGATGCGCTGCAACACAAATAAACGTTGGTTGTTACTCTGCAGCACTCATTTTTTCTTGAGTGGATGAGATTTTATCGATCTGATTTCTTTCTTAGGAGATTTCCATGAAAAGACCGCTGTTTCTACGGACACGGGGCTTGACATTTTTTGTACAGCGGATGCATTTGCATAATCgtcatctttctctctctcaagATTTctttaaggtcccgtttgggtccaaggaattggaatctatttaatggagtaggctaatttatgttggaatgtggcattccacaactttccaaagtttagatataagcctatcttaaattcatggggtgggagatggaaattgattctatagattatggttattagaatggaattcaattcttatagcacgctcttagactcgcttctctatagtagaagtgcagcatacaagtatctctcccatatcaccaactataatatacaactatattctacatacaattatattagcttaattaatttgtgtctaaattatgattattaggatggaattcaattccaatgatccaaacggggcctaacaTTTTTTAGTGTTAGCACCTTTACTAGTTTGGATGTTAccaattcttctttttttccgaAACAGCTTGCAGGAGCAGGACTCTGCTTGGTATGTATTAATAGAGAAGAAAGAATGAAAATGGAGTTTACCATGTCGATAGAATGATGGCTACTAGTATGCATCCAATGCATTCCATTGACATTGTATAATGGGCAATCCACATGTGTTGTGCTAATATACTAGGCTTAAGCACGTTGGTTCGAGTCGAATATGGAGGCAACGCAAGATGAAGGAAACGGTAAGAAGCAGAATGAATTCTAAATCATAAGCATAAACATACTCACCGCAAATAAACCAGCCGTCGTCACCGTCGTTGCAGTAGCACGCGAACGCATCGTCGGATACATTAACCCGGCACCGGCCGCCGGTATCCGTGCAATCCTTGCAGGGCTCATCATCCGTGTACTCGAGCAGAGATCCACCCTTCAGCAGCCGTTGATAGTCTGCCCCAGTCGCTCCCTCGTATCCCAGCACCGGAATCGTCGACACGTTGCAATTCATCGGTGGCATCCCAGTGCCACCTGGCGTGTAATTCTTCCCAAGCAAGGCATACACCGACGAGTCATCCGGCGACGGACAGTTCACGAGCGTCCAAGAACGAGGTCTTCCCCGCAGTTCGCAGTCGTAGAGGAAGAACAGCTCCTGGTTCTTGGGGCTAATCTTGAACGGCGAGAGGCCGAGGTCGGAGGAGGCGTTGACGAAATTCTGGGAGTCGCAGAGGCCTCCAGACAGGTCGGCTCTGAAGGAGCTGTTTTGGTAGAAGATGTCCAGGAGTTGGTACGTCCAGTAAGAGTTCTTGAGGGTAAGATTGCCTTTGTCGCAGGTGACCTGGTAGGCCTTGTAGCCGCACTCCGGCGGATGCTTGCCGGCGAGCCAGAACGGGAAGGTGATGTTGATGCCGCCGCACAACGCCGGCGCGCAGGGGTTGGACGTGTtcagggcggcggcagcggtggcgggaCTGGGAAGCAGAGCTAGCAGTAGCACGACTGGGCACAGCAGGGCAGCGGCTGGAACAGGACACGCGTGCATCTTCGAGACACAAGGGAAGACGCTTGGGGTTGCTCGAGGTCGACAAGGAGACGGTTTGGGAAGAAcacggagaagaagagaaggtgATTCATGAGGCGAGCCTGACGATTTAATGGGGTCGGAAGGAAGGCGCGAAGGATGGTGCTGAATGTGTGGACCGGTCCTCGTCTCCGAGTTTGACTGCTCTGTTCTGGTGACCGAGACGCTGGGAGTAGTAGAGTAGGCCGGACACGTGGGACCCCCTGTTATGGGACCCACCTGCCAGCCACTGGTCGGCTTGTTTGGTAAAGACTCTGGTTCGGAAAACATCTTTAACTACCGCCCGCCGATTAAAACAACGTGCCTAGTCCAAGCTGATGACTAGGGACtgaagagtctgatgatgatgacagATATTGTTAGGGAGAATATTACAGTGTGAAGTGGATCGTTCCGGTACGTGTTACCACTTTGTCAGCGCGTAGAATTTCGCGAACAGAACAAGCAGCGCGTCTTGTCTCTTGGATGCATGAGGACTCGAGATCGGAAGACGCTTGCTCGCTAAGCCCTTGTTTATTTCCcttcaaactcccaacttttaacactatgcaaaaagaagattccccatcacatcaaacttgcggtacatgcatggagtactaaatgtagacgaaatcaaaaactaattacacagttttgttgtactttgcgagacgaatcttttgagcctaattagtcaatatttggacaataattcacaaatacaaacgaaacgctacagtgtcgcatttatggcaaaatgtcaattttgcaactcccaacttggaaagtaaacaagggctaaaagTCATTTGTGCGTCGCATCCCGTTTGAAGACATGACGACCGAGCACGTAAGAATGCGCGAATAACCAGAACGCGTTGCGCGTTGTCGTTGCTCAAAAGTCTCAGACCATATTATCTTGGATGAGAAAACTCGTGGTTGCACTGGGGGCCGCCCGGAACGACACAGATGCTTATTGCACGTTCAAGTCGTTATGGTCAGGGGCGGATCCACAGGTATGCCGGGCCCACCCGGTATACCCTGAGACCCAGGCTGTATTGGCGAAGGCGAGATCTATGGAGGGGATGGAGCCGCGTtgacgccgccccctcccccttgGCCGTGACATGCCCGAAGGCCAGCGCGCCTGATGCCGCGTACTACCTCCGGTGTCCGGTTGGAGCCGCCGCTCACCGCCCCAGCCACCAGTGGCCCTGCGAACTGCCCCCCGAGCCACCGGGGAGGAGATTGTGGAAGCCGTGACAGTGGAGGGCTTCGCGCGAGCACGATGCGGAGGAGCCGAGGGGCAGCAGCGCCGTCTTGCCGCTGGATGCAGTCACGCTGCCGCTGTATCCCACGCTCGTGCATACTGCTGCCTCCGACCTGTCTGTCCGCGCCATCGTCAGCTATTTCAGTGACCAGAGACCGTGCGTAGGCTCTGATCCCCTGAGGTGAGGTCCCAAACCAAATGCGTCACTCCTTGGAAGGGATTTTTGGATTTAGATTCATGGGCTATGGTTTGAGACCCTTTGCACAATTGTTTTAGGGTCAATTGATGCGGCTTCGATGTTCTTTTTGTCCAAAAGTATATCTTGACAGTATTGATAATCTAGGAAAAGTCCTGGTCTTTTATTTTCTGCATTGGTTATATTTAAAACAAAGTCAAGGAATAAACTAGGTGATAGCGTTTTGGATGATTGTCTAGTCATATTGATTGAGCGGGATATTTTCTTCTAAGTGAATGAAGATGATATAATCAAGATATTTATGTCATTCAAAAAACGGCGGGTAAACAAAATTGTAAGTT
This window encodes:
- the LOC101776385 gene encoding LEAF RUST 10 DISEASE-RESISTANCE LOCUS RECEPTOR-LIKE PROTEIN KINASE-like 1.2, giving the protein MHAAAVLALLVLLPLLAAALDADCAPASCGNLSIRYPFWLSGRQPSYCGYPSFGVACDRTGAPPLLNESYLRVLDINYSNSNVVTFHTNLAGDPTGCRGATKFNVSAILALSLLTISRANRELFLCGNCSRRPPAEWLPMNCAGSAGAPWFVYMSHEPGEADQEISSAGCHCTAMPVMPGSELRAPGDYAGLVRRGFLLEWKVPGDCAACDASGGECRFDADKNAFRCLCPDGSRRPATCARGELLIPRFRTNPIFF